In Gemmobacter sp. 24YEA27, a genomic segment contains:
- a CDS encoding TIM barrel protein → MKLTLSLNTNPLVNRFAEPSDLIETVARDLRIRDLQLTHEFINPSWPAPVIRRLTREMQAAQARTGVRVTSGMTGPYGRLNHFGHPDRDVRRYYTDWFKTFADITADLGGVSVGTQFAIFTYKDFDDQARREELTQIAIDHWAEVAEHAKGAGLKYVYWEPMSVGREFGETIREAIALQDRLTAANMAVPMWMMADIDHGDVTSPNPDDTDPYAWARAVPKLSPIIHIKQSMMDKSGHKPFTADFNAKGRIQPEPLLAAFREGGAVDNEICLELSFKEREPNDRQVIAQIAESVAFWAPHIDTGVQDLHI, encoded by the coding sequence ATGAAACTGACACTTTCCCTGAACACCAACCCGCTGGTGAACCGTTTCGCGGAACCCTCGGACCTGATCGAGACCGTGGCGCGCGATCTGAGGATCCGCGACCTGCAGCTGACGCATGAATTCATCAACCCGTCCTGGCCCGCCCCGGTGATCCGCCGTCTGACGCGCGAGATGCAGGCGGCTCAGGCCCGCACCGGGGTGCGGGTAACCTCCGGCATGACCGGGCCCTACGGGCGGCTGAACCATTTTGGCCACCCGGACCGGGATGTGCGCCGCTACTATACCGACTGGTTCAAGACCTTTGCCGATATCACCGCCGATCTGGGCGGCGTTTCGGTCGGCACCCAGTTCGCGATCTTCACCTATAAGGATTTCGACGACCAGGCCCGGCGCGAAGAGCTGACGCAAATCGCCATCGACCACTGGGCCGAAGTGGCGGAACATGCCAAAGGCGCGGGCCTGAAATATGTCTATTGGGAGCCGATGTCGGTGGGCCGCGAATTCGGCGAGACGATCCGCGAGGCCATCGCGCTGCAAGACCGGCTGACGGCGGCGAATATGGCGGTGCCGATGTGGATGATGGCCGATATCGACCATGGCGATGTCACCAGCCCGAACCCCGATGACACCGACCCCTATGCCTGGGCGCGGGCGGTCCCGAAGCTTTCGCCGATCATCCATATCAAGCAGTCGATGATGGACAAATCCGGCCACAAGCCTTTCACCGCCGATTTCAACGCCAAAGGCCGCATCCAGCCCGAGCCGCTGCTCGCCGCCTTCCGCGAAGGCGGGGCGGTGGATAACGAGATCTGCCTTGAGCTGAGCTTCAAGGAGCGGGAACCGAATGACCGCCAGGTGATTGCGCAGATCGCGGAAAGCGTCGCCTTCTGGGCGCCGCATATCGACACCGGTGTGCAGGACCTGCATATCTGA